The DNA segment CTGAACTACATTGGGTAGCTCAcggtaaaaaaaaacaacattcctTTTTGAAAATCTTTCAAAAAATACATCAACTGCAGGTATGATCAAAAGTTACTACATTAGCAGCTGAGGTAACATCTGtagtaaaaatatattttaggaAAATACCTGGCAAAATCTAAACACCAGTAAAAcactttaaaactatttttgaagtaaaaattgtagcaaaaaacagaaaaagctaGCTAAGACAACAGGACTATTGCATACTGCTCTTTAAGAGCCATGTAGCAACttggaacagaagcagcaggtaaGATGGGAGTTTTGTGGTGTAATGAAGTGGAAACCGGAGGAAAATAGGAAACCAGTTATCCAACTTCTGTTTATTACCATTGTATACCAAAGAGATGAGAGAATCACTCCAAGTGAGCATATGCTCCAGTAAAGGCTAAAACGGATTGGCAAAACAAACCCAATTTCAAGAGCCTTGGACCCCAAACTTAAAAACGTTACTGTATGTACTTACAGTTCAGTGGACAATAGATCAGATTACACTGCTAGTTGCAGGTTAACTTTAAGAGTTAACACTATTTTGCAATATGAAGTGCTTTTTAATATATAGATATTTGTAAAACACGTACATATTTCATAGAATAAACTGTGGAAATAGCTTTCTTGAGTCTTTTCCTCCCATTAACAAATTTTTATCTCCTACACAAGGAGTTTCAGGATTCAACAAGGATTTCCACAATATGATCAAGCTCATTAAGATCAGATTTACAATTTGAGTTAGAAGCTGTAGTTgttgaagaaaatgtttcaagcCCATCACAGTGTCCCATTTTTGTATTGCTCATCATGCCTGTTAACATAGTATCAAGATCGTAGTAAGAATTGTCaacttctgaaaataaatcttCCACAGAATTAGGACTTTTATTCTCCAGTGTCTCAAATATTTGATCTAATGATTTTTGAaagtttcctttattttcttgtgGATTCTCCATTTCCCATGCATTGCTCTGCAGGTTTCTTGGGGCTTGCACTGAAGAGGCTGTTGACATAGTTTCTGAACTATCTTGTGCCTGGTCACCCTCAAAGTCTTTACTGAAAGTACTATAGCCTGGAACATGCTTTCCCTCAGCTTGTTCCCTAGACGAACGACAGAGGATATCTGTTGAAACAAGACGATCCAGGGATGCCTGCCCTGTACTCTGTGTATTTATCATCTGCCAAGTCCCATCTTGAGTCATTTCCTCTTGGATCTGCCGTACTGTGTTGGCTATTAGTACCGAACGACAAAGATTAGGTTCGACCAGCATGTGACACAGCTGAAGTTTAACCAAGGACATATCTAAAAGTGACTGTCGCTGAAGATTATATGAAGGAATAGCCTTAATACCAGCCAGAGTTCCTTCAATATCTTCTTCACCATCAAAACACTTTCTCTTTAATCCTCGCACAAACATTGTgtcctgttaaaaaaaaaaaaaaaagaattcttgtACAATGTAAACAGCTCAAAAGGCAGGCGAAAAAAAgtctaaaaacaaaacataaaactgTAATCTTAAACAGCAAATTATTTTAAGATAGAAACATCAGAATTGTCATACCAGGTTACAGAATGGCCAGTGTGGTACAACAGGGGTCAGGAACGTATGGACTGGTCCCAAAGACGGCACTGGGGAACCAGGAGTGAGCAGGTCCACAAGTCACGGCATCGGAGAGAAGCAGGggctcccagctcctggctcccATTAAGCTCCACACTTCATGAAAGTCAGGAGCTGCCACTTCGTACAGAAGCAAACATCTCAACGGCTGTATTTCACCTACTGGAGAGGCAGTTTCTCCTCGCTCCTCCCAAGTTTCTACTGGCATGCGTAACCTCtgattttggaaataaaaatacaacCTGGCACACCATCTTTAAAAGATCTGACTCCTCCATAACATCAACAGGCCTAGCAGAATAACATAAAAAAGTACCATGGGCACTGTACTTGAAAAGCTTAGCTTATTTTGGCTGCAGGGAGAGTAAGATCTAGGTTTGTTCCATATAACTCGAGACATTCAATTGAAGTACCTAAAACAATTCTTCTGGTTCCCTTACTTAGGTGAGTAACTGAATGGTGTAATTCCAGTATGAATTAATCAAGTCCAATAAGGAcatgcagagtcatcctctgtACGAGCTTCTTTCCCAGTTGACTATAAGAAAGTGAAATTCCTGTATTCCTAGATTTGCCAGCAAAAATTAAGTGAAGTAAGTGCAGGCTTTTCATTATTAATACCTAAAAATCACTTGCTGAATTTTCAGGCACTAACATCCAGATCATCCAGAAATTGCACTAATTTCATCAAAAGCGTGTCATACAAATATTGCAGCAGATCTCTTGAAataaagtaacttttttttatttttaaagtagatGTTACTTCTTTTAGTCTAAGAAAAATTAGGCTGCAAATGAAAGCTAGTACTGGATCTTTACATTCATGCGCCTTTGTTATGTCCCTTCTAAGTCTTCTGTCCTTAGAGTTCCTTTTGCCCAATATTTcaggatttctttttaatgtagtgacacaaaccccacaaagcTTATAAAGCCAAAATACTACTGCAGTGTTTTTCTATACGATTTTCCATTTCCCTTGGTAAGCCCTAacctctgccttgcttttcTGGTTGCTGCGGTTTCAGAGCACTCTCAGCTTTTTTCAGAGTCACTAAAAATCCACCAAAATACAGCAACATTGTCCCTTTCAAAATACATTACACACTTAATCTACTCTGAAAACCTGGGTATAGCACAGCAGCTAGATAAACATTTGGTCTGACTATGTACAACACTTCTTACATTACTGTATATATTCATGGAATAACCTTTTGGATTTTTTGCATTTCCTGACTTTTAAagatttctttccagtgaagatATAAAACTCTCTAAAATCATAATATGCAGAAGCCACAATGCAGAATATATGAACTTGTTCTCATGGTCATTTTTATAGACTTCTTAAAAGCTACCCATGGATTACCAATATATTAAATGCTTTTCTCCCATATTCACATTATTTCCATTAAATACAACTCAAATTTTGGCTTGATAGTGCCTACACACACACTCCATGTGAAATTTGACCTCTGGGGACATCTTTTAGGACTACTAATCAACAATGTATGATTATGTCATCAAACATTAAATCCTCTGTGCAGAGTTTGAAGCTTCTTTTATTTCACCTTATATTCCTGTAAAGAATAATTTAAACTTCAACTGAATGTTAACCTGGTTTTCATACATCTACTCTTTGGTATTTAACTGTCTTCTAAGACacaccagaagaaaaagaacacagcagaaaacatgaaaacatCACACACACTTGGGTgtgaagcagaagaaataatGTTTATGGATTTTTAAAGCAttcactggatttttttttccacaacacTTACTTCCACTTAGCATCTTACATCATCAAAACAGTTCCTGAGACTGATAA comes from the Indicator indicator isolate 239-I01 chromosome 4, UM_Iind_1.1, whole genome shotgun sequence genome and includes:
- the CDCA4 gene encoding LOW QUALITY PROTEIN: cell division cycle-associated protein 4 (The sequence of the model RefSeq protein was modified relative to this genomic sequence to represent the inferred CDS: inserted 2 bases in 2 codons), with translation MGEEEGLHQTQLLRLRMPVETWEERGETASPVGEIQPLRCLLLYEVAAPDFHEVWSLMGARSWEPXASLRCRDLWTCSLLVPQCRLWXPVHTFLTPVVPHWPFCNLDTMFVRGLKRKCFDGEEDIEGTLAGIKAIPSYNLQRQSLLDMSLVKLQLCHMLVEPNLCRSVLIANTVRQIQEEMTQDGTWQMINTQSTGQASLDRLVSTDILCRSSREQAEGKHVPGYSTFSKDFEGDQAQDSSETMSTASSVQAPRNLQSNAWEMENPQENKGNFQKSLDQIFETLENKSPNSVEDLFSEVDNSYYDLDTMLTGMMSNTKMGHCDGLETFSSTTTASNSNCKSDLNELDHIVEILVES